One Halichondria panicea chromosome 6, odHalPani1.1, whole genome shotgun sequence genomic window carries:
- the LOC135336828 gene encoding nucleolar and coiled-body phosphoprotein 1-like: MAELPSDLVPYVYSFLVGLNLQKAAKALKKESKVVVQVPSGPGLVEFYQQYMKSQLGKRTVTLSEDVALPPKKKRKIANSTVTESGKTANHSDSQSDDEMEVDEKETIKHLSTQNLKEKIKGKKQKPETSKKDVTKKSKEAKKDSIKKLTKKKNVKAPPPPPDTTDDESTSDSEMDTQRQSAKPSLPTKPATKTPRATKPAHSKPVAAPSKKDNSSSESEPSPPVKKSESLKRKHPLSKPTTGTKKSKGESSDSESEVKKENKSSTKSIYKAKSKPSVKIVHESKKVEQSSSDSDSSCDSETKTNPHGKLVTKKSTPSKQPPSDVSSESSDSEDAIKPVVAKAVEEQATNATSVTATKKKRVQKKDMISTCAKLTKETDESSSSSSFESSDDENKTKKSIPDKSATQTKVRTPFKPVIKHGDDSDSDSSEEEGVGSQTKVAVAANKDSDSSISEDDNKRVKNTSATPKGSDPQPKTPATFPISKKKSKGNQLSGAAVTPFRRVGEEVPVDPRLQDNSFEAKSGSRGSWGEKANRDLKFTKGRSFRHEKTKKKRGSYKGGAIDTQVYSIKFDDED, from the exons ATGGCTGAGCTTCCTTCTGACCTGGTTCCTTATGTTTACTCGTTCTTAGTGGGTCTGAACTTGCAAAAGGCTGCAAAGGCACTCAAGAAAGAATCCAAAGTG gtagTGCAAGTACCAAGTGGCCCTGGACTGGTCGAGTTCTATCAACAATACATGAAAAG TCAACTTGGAAAGAGGACAGTGACCTTGTCTGAAGATGTAGCTCTTCCTCCGAAGAAAAAGCGTAAAATAGCCAATTCTACAGTCACGGAATCGGGAAAAACCGCTAATCATTCGGATTCCCAGTCAGATGATGAAATGGAAGTAGATGAAAAGGAAACAATTAAACACTTATCTACACAAAATTTGAAGGAAAAGATCAAGGGAAAAAAGCAAAAACCAGAAACATCAAAAAAAGATGTTACAAAGAAGTCCAAAGAAGCAAAAAAGGATTCAATAAAGAAATTGACTAAGAAAAAGAATGTTAAAGCACCTCCCCCTCCGCCAGACACTACAGATGATGAAAGCACCTCAGATAGTGAAATGGATACACAAAGACAGTCTGCTAAGCCATCGTTACCAACGAAACCTGCTACCAAAACACCACGGGCTACCAAGCCAGCTCATTCCAAACCAGTAGCAGCACCTTCCAAGAAGGATAACTCTTCCAGTGAGTCCGAGCCCTCCCCTCCTGTGAAGAAGTCGGAGAGTTTGAAGCGAAAGCACCCGCTCTCTAAACCAACTACTGGCACAAAGAAATCCAAAGGCGAGTCCAGTGACTCGGAATCTGAAGTGAAGAAAGAAAATAAATCATCGACAAAATCTATCTACAAGGCTAAATCAAAGCCTTCAGTAAAAATTGTCCATGAGAGTAAGAAAGTGGAGCAATCTTCAAGTGACAGTGATTCTTCTTGTGATTCTGAAACGAAAACAAACCCCCACGGGAAGCTAGTCACTAAAAAATCCACTCCCTCCAAACAGCCCCCCAGTGATGTCTCGAGTGAATCTTCCGACTCTGAAGATGCTATTAAACCTGTGGTTGCCAAAGCTGTGGAAGAACAAGCGACTAACGCTACTAGTGTCACTGCTACGAAAAAGAAACGGGTTCAAAAGAAAGACATGATATCGACTTGTGCTAAACTGACTAAGGAAACGGACGAATCCAGCTCAAGTTCATCGTTTGAGAGTAGCGATGATGAAAACAAAACCAAAAAGTCTATACCAGATAAATCTGCAACTCAAACAAAGGTAAGAACGCCATTCAAACCAGTGATTAAGCACGGTGACGATTCTGACAGTGACAGCTCAGAGGAGGAGGGTGTTGGTAGTCAGACAAAGGTGGCAGTTGCTGCTAACAAGGACAGTGATAGTTCCATTAGCGAGGACGATAATAAAAGAGTGAAGAACACGTCGGCCACTCCTAAAG GATCTGACCCACAACCAAAGACACCTGCCACGTTCCCTATTAGCAAGAAAAAGTCTAAG GGCAATCAGCTATCTGGAGCAGCAGTGACACCGTTTCGACGGGTGGGTGAGGAAGTACCGGTGGACCCTCGACTGCAGGACAATTCCTTTGAGGCTAAGAGTGGGTCAAGAGGCTCCTGGGGGGAGAAGGCCAACAGGGACCTCAAGTTCACCAAAG GGCGCTCATTCCGTCATGAGAAAACAAAAAAGAAAAGAGGGTCATACAAAGGGGGAGCAATTGACACACAAGTTTACAGCATTAAATTTGATGATGAGGACTAA
- the LOC135336825 gene encoding serine/arginine repetitive matrix protein 1-like, with protein MTDAGFFRGTSSEQDARFYNKEKKLKKSLKYPPNIGVKIDMEKVNLDVIKPWITTRVTELLGFEDDVVIDFVFNMLENHQYPDPQDLQLNLTGFLNGKNARVFLHELWDLFISAQENVGGIPSKFLDQKKEEIRIKKLEQERISSSLQSHTEAEREVLERRQREFEEKEAQRRRDTPRGLLPTPGTEPGMNHPDNEPTNDTNGNKSDDVEKPKSPSPKVQKPSSPTLSHDRHSPSPGREATVTRRKSPDQQKRGSRSPDTRRRRSPDQRKRGSKSPGARKRSPDQRKRGSRSPDQRKRSSRSPGARRRSPDQRKHDSRSPDIRRRSPDQRNRGSRSPGAKRRPPDQRNRGSRSPEARRRSPDQRKRSSRSPDRRRRSPDQRRFGSRSPIGRRRRSPDQRIHGSKSPDIKRKSPDPKKRSPDLKRQQNRSSPIPRRRDNRSPPKHGRSFSRSPRRRSPFSNVRRKYPRRSRSPVQRRRSYSRSPVPRRRSHSRSPRRRQSPGFRRRSPVRSQRSPPPRHRAHSLRSGRGAPSRIRKRSFSRTPPHKRAEYNIPTSDSEPEGVASPGSTSTSGFSVDLSDHEPLDRSRVRRRGSREDRREKNQRRRTRSPPLRHHSSEYSRSDSQSSVGSHSRSSSSEAEVFRKQSGKTRSSKRRPSPSPEVRRHKRGRSPRNDMSSSVSEHSMSQSSEHSRSRSPTLVRKRRGHKRRSFSRSSSPSPSSPPRRMRGRKRRDISRSSSADSDSASMERSPLPPPDKKRKKHHKRKHSVEGESPSPRKHKKKHRKKHKKHSKKSKKKSKLDSGSEGAVREEALRERALLSLKKVKH; from the exons ATGACAGATGCTGGTTTCTTCAGG GGCACTAGCAGTGAGCAAGATGCTCGGTTCTACAACAAAGAGAAGAAACTCAAGAAGTCTCTCAAGTACCCTCCCAACATTGGAGTCAAG ATTGACATGGAGAAGGTGAACCTGGATGTGATTAAGCCATGGATCACCACAAGGGTTACTGAGCTGCTCGGGTTTGAGGATGATGTTGTCATTGACTTTGTCTTCAACATGCTGGAGAACCATCAG tACCCAGACCCTCAGGACCTCCAGCTGAACCTGACGGGGTTCCTCAACGGCAAGAATGCACGGGTATTCTTGCACGAGCTGTGGGACTTGTTCATAAGTGCACAGGAGAATGTTGGGGGAATCCCCTCAAAGTTCCTTGACCAAAAGAAAGAGGAAATCAGAATCAAgaag ctTGAGCAGGAGCGTATCTCAAGCAGTCTCCAGTCCCACACTGAGGCAGAGCGTGAGGTGTTGGAGAGGAGGCAGCGAGAGTTTGAGGAGAAGGAGGCTCAGCGTAGAAGAGACACCCC GAGAGGTCTCCTGCCCACTCCTGGGACTGAGCCAGGAATGAATCACCCTGACAACGAGCCAACTAACGATACAAATGGAAACAAGAGTGACGATGTGGAGAAACCAAAGTCACCATCTCCTAAAGTACAGAAGCCATCCAGTCCAACCCTGTCACATGATAGACACAGCCCATCACCTGGAAGAGAAGCAACTGTCACAAGGAGAAAATCACCGGATCAGCAAAAACGTGGCAGCAGGTCACCAGACACAAGGAGAAGAAGGTCACCTGACCAAAGAAAACGTGGCAGCAAATCACCAGGCGCTAGGAAGAGGTCACCTGATCAAAGAAAGCGTGGCAGTAGGTCACCTGACCAGAGAAAGCGCAGCAGTAGGTCACCAGGCGCTAGAAGGAGGTCACCTGACCAGAGAAAGCACGACAGCAGGTCACCAGACATTAGGAGGAGGTCACCTGACCAGAGAAATCGTGGCAGCAGGTCACCAGGCGCTAAAAGGAGGCCACCTGACCAAAGAAATCGCGGCAGCAGGTCACCAGAGGCTAGGAGGAGATCACCTGACCAGAGAAAGCGTAGCAGCAGGTCACCAGACAGGAGGAGGAGGTCACCTGACCAGAGAAGGTTTGGCAGTAGGTCACCAATTGGGAGGAGAAGGAGGTCACCTGATCAGAGGATACATGGCAGCAAGTCACCAGATATTAAGAGAAAGTCACCTGACCCGAAAAAAAGATCACCTGATCTGAAGAGACAACAAAATAGATCATCACCCATTCCCAGGAGGCGTGATAACAG GTCCCCACCAAAACATGGTCGCAGTTTCTCCAGGTCACCTCGGCGAAGGAG CCCCTTTTCAAATGTGCGACGCAAGTACCCTCGGAGGTCAAGGTCACCAGTGCAACGTCGTCGGTCCTATTCCAGATCACCAGTTCCAAGGCGAAGGTCCCATTCCAGATCTCCACGCAGGAGACAGTCTCCAGGATTTAGGAGAAG GTCTCCTGTGAGAAGTCAGCGGTCTCCGCCCCCAAGGCATCGAGCCCACTCTCTAAGGAGCGGAAGAGGAGCGCCCTCACGTATCAGAAAACGCTCGTTTAGCCGTACCCCTCCACACAAGAGAGCAGAGTACAATATTCCCACCAGTGACAG TGAGCCTGAAGGTGTTGCGAGTCCTGGGTCCACTTCCACTAGTGGGTTCAGTGTCGATCTCTCGGATCACGAACCCCTTGACAGGTCACGTGTTAGGAGGCGTGGCAGCAGAGAGGATAGAAGAGAAAAGAACCAACGCCGCAG GACTCGCTCTCCTCCACTAAGACACCACTCCTCTGAATACTCACGTTCTGACTCGCAGTCCTCTGTGGGATCCCATTCTAGATCAAGCAGCTCAGAAGCTGAGGTATTTCGAAAACAATCTGGCAAAACAAGAAGTAGTAAACGTAGGCCTTCGCCCTCTCCTGAAGTAAGACGTCATAAACGTGGCAGGTCGCCACGTAATGATATGTCTTCCTCCGTATCGGAACATTCTATGTCTCAGTCTTCAGAGCATTCACGTTCTAGATCCCCAACTCTGGTACGCAAACGAAGAGGCCATAAACGAAGGTCATTCTCACGATCatcaagcccctccccctcatcaCCTCCACGTAGGATGAGGGGACGTAAGAGAAGGGACATCAGTCGAAGCTCATCAGCTGACAGTGACAGTGCGTCCATGGAGAGATCTCCATTGCCACCTCCCGACAAG AAACGTAAGAAGCATCACAAGAGAAAGCATTCTGTTGAGGGGGAGTCCCCATCTCCGAGGAAACACAAAAAGAAGCACCGAAAGAAGCACAAGAAGCACTCAAAAAAGTCAAAAAAGAAATCGAAG CTTGACTCGGGTAGTGAGGGAGCTGTTAGAGAGGAAGCCCTGAGAGAAAGAGCTCTGCTGTCACTCAAGAAAGTTAAACACTGA
- the LOC135336830 gene encoding uncharacterized protein LOC135336830 isoform X1: protein MRLAVPTIVTLLFLATPILVLSLRHCSRSRLDLYPCNPDVIVPMPNRNQYGVYSTRIRGNVGSEYCVLRKSGHFIQDIDTIATADIMLLFSPGFQLQPKKNYLNEMIVEYNIDCGPGKSAYLSINELDLEPRNCHISERDQCQDYIEVKSGNGGKREFCGNDKGDMFFATGSFKARLRTSKRVNFLGFSASVICFNMDPPSSQRTSINRRPESNSGSCTHVQPNDLFAKSSRLNKIAESSYIEVLQSEDTAKLKPLENTTPSAPTLKLTSSEKKVLDMLLDPLIRNGLKAAEKHAPSVWPPVEFDDDIDDDVSFLGLTKKPTDRIIIPPPPTLAPYYKRRSTLGPRDYYRRSVSQDLEVNRVAVAYQEACNPVLKAATNSILNVVKRLAPDQLKSVQDQFIREQERLPMQ, encoded by the exons ATGCGGCTAGCTGTTCCTACAATCGTCACACTACTTTTTCTAGCCACTCCGATACTCGTTCTAAG CTTAAGACATTGCTCTCGCAGCCGACTAGACCTGTATCCATGCAATCCAGATGTGATTGTTCCTATGCCAAATCGCAA TCAATATGGAGTGTACTCAACTCGAATCAGAGGCAATGTAGGCAGTGAATACTGTGTACTGCGCAAAAGTGGTCACTTTATTCAAGATATCGACACCATAGCGACAGCTGATATAATGTTGTTATTCTCACCAGGATTCCAGCTTCAACCTAAAAAAAA TTACTTGAATGAAATGATTGTTGAATACAACATTGATTGTGGGCCAGGGAAAAGTGCATATCTTTCTATCAATGAGTTGGATCTAGAGCCACGAAACTGTCATATTTCTGAAAGGGATCA ATGTCAGGACTATATTGAAGTGAAAAGTGGAAACGGAGGCAAAAGAGAATTCTGTGGCAATGATAAAGGAGACATGTTTTTTGCAACTG GTAGTTTCAAAGCTAGACTAAGAACAAGTAAGAGAGTAAATTTTCTTGGATTTTCGGCATCAGTTATCTGTTTCAATATGGATCCTCCTTCCAGCCAGCGAACATCTATTAACAGGAGACCCGAATCTAATTCTG GTTCTTGCACCCATGTCCAACCAAATGAT TTGTTTGCTAAATCTTCTCGATTGAACAAGATTGCTGAAAGCAG CTATATTGAAGTACTACAATCAGAAGACACAGCAAAGCTCAAGCCTTTGGAAAACACCACACCATCT GCACCTACTCTAAAGCTAACATCATCTGAGAAGAAAGTTTTGGATATGTTGCTTGACCCTCTAATTAGAAATGGCCTCAAAGCTGCAGAAAAACACGCTCCTTCTGTTTGGCCTCCTGTGGAGTTTGATG ATGACATAGATGATGATGTGAGCTTTTTGGGATTGACAAAGAAGCCTACTGACcgaataattataccaccacCACCTACATTGGCTCCATATTATAAACGAAGATCCACATTGGGTCCACGTGATTATTACCGAAGATCTGTTTCTCAAG ATTTGGAAGTTAACCGAGTTGCTGTTGCCTATCAAGAGGCCTGCAATCCTGTATTGAAGGCAGCGACGAACAGTATCCTCAACGTTGTTAAGAG ATTGGCTCCAGATCAGCTCAAATCAGTGCAAGACCAATTCATTCGTGAACAAGAAAGATTGCCAATGCAATGA
- the LOC135336830 gene encoding uncharacterized protein LOC135336830 isoform X3 translates to MRLAVPTIVTLLFLATPILVLSLRHCSRSRLDLYPCNPDVIVPMPNRKCQDYIEVKSGNGGKREFCGNDKGDMFFATGSFKARLRTSKRVNFLGFSASVICFNMDPPSSQRTSINRRPESNSGSCTHVQPNDLFAKSSRLNKIAESSYIEVLQSEDTAKLKPLENTTPSAPTLKLTSSEKKVLDMLLDPLIRNGLKAAEKHAPSVWPPVEFDDDIDDDVSFLGLTKKPTDRIIIPPPPTLAPYYKRRSTLGPRDYYRRSVSQDLEVNRVAVAYQEACNPVLKAATNSILNVVKRLAPDQLKSVQDQFIREQERLPMQ, encoded by the exons ATGCGGCTAGCTGTTCCTACAATCGTCACACTACTTTTTCTAGCCACTCCGATACTCGTTCTAAG CTTAAGACATTGCTCTCGCAGCCGACTAGACCTGTATCCATGCAATCCAGATGTGATTGTTCCTATGCCAAATCGCAA ATGTCAGGACTATATTGAAGTGAAAAGTGGAAACGGAGGCAAAAGAGAATTCTGTGGCAATGATAAAGGAGACATGTTTTTTGCAACTG GTAGTTTCAAAGCTAGACTAAGAACAAGTAAGAGAGTAAATTTTCTTGGATTTTCGGCATCAGTTATCTGTTTCAATATGGATCCTCCTTCCAGCCAGCGAACATCTATTAACAGGAGACCCGAATCTAATTCTG GTTCTTGCACCCATGTCCAACCAAATGAT TTGTTTGCTAAATCTTCTCGATTGAACAAGATTGCTGAAAGCAG CTATATTGAAGTACTACAATCAGAAGACACAGCAAAGCTCAAGCCTTTGGAAAACACCACACCATCT GCACCTACTCTAAAGCTAACATCATCTGAGAAGAAAGTTTTGGATATGTTGCTTGACCCTCTAATTAGAAATGGCCTCAAAGCTGCAGAAAAACACGCTCCTTCTGTTTGGCCTCCTGTGGAGTTTGATG ATGACATAGATGATGATGTGAGCTTTTTGGGATTGACAAAGAAGCCTACTGACcgaataattataccaccacCACCTACATTGGCTCCATATTATAAACGAAGATCCACATTGGGTCCACGTGATTATTACCGAAGATCTGTTTCTCAAG ATTTGGAAGTTAACCGAGTTGCTGTTGCCTATCAAGAGGCCTGCAATCCTGTATTGAAGGCAGCGACGAACAGTATCCTCAACGTTGTTAAGAG ATTGGCTCCAGATCAGCTCAAATCAGTGCAAGACCAATTCATTCGTGAACAAGAAAGATTGCCAATGCAATGA
- the LOC135336830 gene encoding uncharacterized protein LOC135336830 isoform X2, whose product MRLAVPTIVTLLFLATPILVLSLRHCSRSRLDLYPCNPDVIVPMPNRNQYGVYSTRIRGNVGSEYCVLRKSGHFIQDIDTIATADIMLLFSPGFQLQPKKNYLNEMIVEYNIDCGPGKSAYLSINELDLEPRNCHISERDQCQDYIEVKSGNGGKREFCGNDKGDMFFATGSFKARLRTSKRVNFLGFSASVICFNMDPPSSQRTSINRRPESNSGSCTHVQPNDLFAKSSRLNKIAESSYIEVLQSEDTAKLKPLENTTPSAPTLKLTSSEKKVLDMLLDPLIRNGLKAAEKHAPSVWPPVEFDDDIDDDVSFLGLTKKPTDRIIIPPPPTLAPYYKRRSTLGPRDYYRRSVSQDLEVNRVAVAYQEACNPVLKAATNSILNVVKRSTPFY is encoded by the exons ATGCGGCTAGCTGTTCCTACAATCGTCACACTACTTTTTCTAGCCACTCCGATACTCGTTCTAAG CTTAAGACATTGCTCTCGCAGCCGACTAGACCTGTATCCATGCAATCCAGATGTGATTGTTCCTATGCCAAATCGCAA TCAATATGGAGTGTACTCAACTCGAATCAGAGGCAATGTAGGCAGTGAATACTGTGTACTGCGCAAAAGTGGTCACTTTATTCAAGATATCGACACCATAGCGACAGCTGATATAATGTTGTTATTCTCACCAGGATTCCAGCTTCAACCTAAAAAAAA TTACTTGAATGAAATGATTGTTGAATACAACATTGATTGTGGGCCAGGGAAAAGTGCATATCTTTCTATCAATGAGTTGGATCTAGAGCCACGAAACTGTCATATTTCTGAAAGGGATCA ATGTCAGGACTATATTGAAGTGAAAAGTGGAAACGGAGGCAAAAGAGAATTCTGTGGCAATGATAAAGGAGACATGTTTTTTGCAACTG GTAGTTTCAAAGCTAGACTAAGAACAAGTAAGAGAGTAAATTTTCTTGGATTTTCGGCATCAGTTATCTGTTTCAATATGGATCCTCCTTCCAGCCAGCGAACATCTATTAACAGGAGACCCGAATCTAATTCTG GTTCTTGCACCCATGTCCAACCAAATGAT TTGTTTGCTAAATCTTCTCGATTGAACAAGATTGCTGAAAGCAG CTATATTGAAGTACTACAATCAGAAGACACAGCAAAGCTCAAGCCTTTGGAAAACACCACACCATCT GCACCTACTCTAAAGCTAACATCATCTGAGAAGAAAGTTTTGGATATGTTGCTTGACCCTCTAATTAGAAATGGCCTCAAAGCTGCAGAAAAACACGCTCCTTCTGTTTGGCCTCCTGTGGAGTTTGATG ATGACATAGATGATGATGTGAGCTTTTTGGGATTGACAAAGAAGCCTACTGACcgaataattataccaccacCACCTACATTGGCTCCATATTATAAACGAAGATCCACATTGGGTCCACGTGATTATTACCGAAGATCTGTTTCTCAAG ATTTGGAAGTTAACCGAGTTGCTGTTGCCTATCAAGAGGCCTGCAATCCTGTATTGAAGGCAGCGACGAACAGTATCCTCAACGTTGTTAAGAG atCCACGCCTTTTTATTAA